One segment of Solanum lycopersicum chromosome 1, SLM_r2.1 DNA contains the following:
- the LOC101267263 gene encoding agamous-like MADS-box protein AGL62, protein MRKPNGRKKIEIAKIQNQTNLQVTFSKRRAGLFKKASELSTLCGSNVAIVAFSPSNKVYACGHPSVESIVDKFVRENPPPETDDPNPIIVAHQNANIDELNKKMNKLERSLERERKHGQALQALRTEPSNEKLSFFDLKILCESLEAADKNVEKLASQFMECGIEFPYKTIGIALAPLRARESTSSVFGEGSSGSGE, encoded by the coding sequence ATGAGAAAACCTAATGGCcgcaaaaaaattgaaattgcgaagattcaaaatcaaaccaacTTACAAGTAACATTCTCAAAAAGACGTGCTGGCCTTTTTAAGAAGGCAAGTGAGCTCTCGACTTTGTGTGGTTCTAATGTTGCTATTGTAGCTTTTTCTCCTAGCAACAAAGTATACGCATGTGGACACCCTTCCGTCGAGTCAATTGTGGATAAATTTGTCAGAGAGAATCCTCCACCTGAAACTGATGATCCTAACCCCATCATTGTAGCTCATCAAAATGCCAATATTGATGAGCTCAATAAAAAGATGAACAAGTTGGAGAGATCACTcgaaagagaaagaaaacatGGGCAAGCACTTCAAGCATTGAGGACAGAACCTTCAAATGAAAAACTTAGTTTTTTTGACCTTAAGATCTTGTGCGAGTCCTTGGAGGCTGCGGATAAAAACGTTGAAAAACTGGCAAGCCAATTTATGGAGTGTGGTATTGAATTCCCATATAAAACCATTGGAATTGCGCTCGCTCCTTTAAGAGCTAGGGAAAGCACTTCGTCCGTTTTCGGCGAAGGGTCATCTGGATCCGGTGAATAA